A region of Thermodesulfobacteriota bacterium DNA encodes the following proteins:
- the dapB gene encoding 4-hydroxy-tetrahydrodipicolinate reductase, whose product MIKVAITGVAGRMGGRIFSLLQLEEGIEVVGVTEKKGHPDLGKDAGVVLGAGKLNLLISDSIENAADEADAVIDFTSPGATLEHAQYASKSGKPMVIGTTGLSQDERGKIEELARSFPCVISPNMSVGINVLFEVSKRVAAYLGDEFDVEITEVHHRHKVDSPSGTAIRLGEEIAEALGRDFKKVARFGRYGQAGERKREEIGIQAVRGGDVIGEHTVFFLGDGERIELTHRATSRDNFARGAIRAVRWVVGKPPGIYTMRDVLGI is encoded by the coding sequence ATGATAAAAGTGGCTATTACCGGCGTTGCCGGAAGGATGGGAGGGAGAATATTCTCCCTACTTCAACTAGAAGAGGGGATAGAGGTAGTAGGGGTAACCGAAAAAAAAGGACATCCGGACCTGGGAAAAGACGCTGGAGTTGTACTGGGAGCAGGTAAACTCAATTTGCTTATTTCCGATAGTATAGAGAACGCCGCCGATGAAGCGGACGCCGTTATCGATTTCACCAGCCCGGGAGCGACGCTTGAGCACGCCCAGTATGCTTCAAAAAGCGGAAAGCCGATGGTCATAGGTACTACTGGCTTGAGTCAGGATGAAAGAGGCAAGATCGAGGAACTTGCCCGCAGTTTTCCTTGTGTAATTTCTCCCAACATGAGTGTTGGAATCAACGTCCTGTTCGAGGTTTCAAAAAGGGTTGCCGCTTATCTTGGGGATGAATTTGATGTGGAGATAACCGAGGTTCATCATAGACATAAGGTTGATTCACCTAGCGGCACTGCAATCAGGCTAGGAGAAGAGATTGCCGAGGCTCTGGGGAGGGATTTTAAAAAGGTAGCCCGGTTTGGGAGGTATGGCCAGGCCGGGGAGAGAAAAAGGGAAGAGATAGGGATACAAGCCGTGCGCGGAGGGGATGTAATTGGGGAGCATACGGTCTTTTTTTTGGGAGATGGTGAAAGAATCGAGCTCACCCACAGGGCAACTAGCCGAGACAATTTTGCCAGAGGAGCAATCCGAGCAGTAAGGTGGGTTGTGGGCAAACCTCCCGGAATTTACACCATGAGAGATGTTCTGGGGATCTAA
- a CDS encoding potassium/proton antiporter codes for MISIEILLLGSSILLLLSILASKASDKIGVPALLLFLLVGMLAGSEGPGGIEFDNPWLAQSLGVTALSFILFAGGLDTDWSSIRPVLWKGLSLSTLGVLITALLVGCFAAFVLDFSLLEGLLLGAIVSSTDAAAVFAVLRSRNVSLKEQLKRLLELESGSNDPMAVLLTIGLISLLINPTESVLDLVPMFIQQIALGALMGYAIGRGIILVVNYSRLQYEGLYPALTLALVLFTYGATASLGGNGFLAVYIAGLVAGNSNFIHKKSLIRFHDGLAWLMQITMFLSLGLLVFPSHLVPVIGVGMLLSLFLIFVARPASVFLTLLFAKINIREKTMISWVGLRGAVPIILATFPLVSGVSQAEMIFNLVFFIVLTSALIQGTSIPLIARLLKVDEPIPEKPKYPIEFEPAENIKAEMAELEIPDDSTAIGKQIVELGLPPNTLIMLINRKNEFIVPAGGTIIEPGDRMLLLADKNTLEQVSSILKSDKSKEVA; via the coding sequence ATGATCTCTATAGAAATCTTACTATTAGGATCCTCCATCTTACTATTACTGAGCATACTTGCCAGCAAGGCTTCGGATAAAATAGGCGTCCCAGCCTTACTACTCTTTCTACTAGTAGGAATGCTTGCCGGTTCGGAGGGACCGGGAGGCATCGAGTTTGATAATCCCTGGCTGGCTCAATCCCTGGGGGTTACGGCTTTGTCTTTCATACTCTTTGCCGGCGGACTTGATACAGATTGGTCAAGCATCCGCCCGGTGTTATGGAAGGGACTTTCCCTCTCAACTCTTGGTGTATTAATCACGGCTTTGCTTGTCGGATGTTTTGCCGCATTCGTACTGGACTTCTCCTTACTCGAAGGCTTATTGCTGGGAGCAATAGTTTCTTCAACAGATGCTGCCGCCGTCTTCGCTGTGTTGAGATCAAGAAACGTCAGCCTAAAAGAACAACTAAAGCGACTGTTGGAGCTGGAATCGGGAAGTAACGATCCGATGGCTGTCCTTTTAACCATCGGCCTAATTAGTCTCTTGATTAACCCTACCGAATCCGTGCTTGATTTGGTTCCGATGTTTATACAACAAATCGCTCTCGGCGCTTTAATGGGTTATGCCATTGGCAGAGGAATTATTTTAGTGGTCAATTATTCGAGACTGCAATATGAAGGTCTCTATCCGGCGTTGACGCTGGCATTAGTTCTTTTCACCTATGGAGCGACTGCATCTTTAGGTGGTAATGGCTTTCTTGCGGTATATATCGCCGGACTGGTCGCGGGGAACAGCAACTTCATCCATAAGAAAAGTTTGATAAGATTTCACGACGGACTAGCCTGGCTTATGCAAATCACCATGTTTTTATCACTTGGTCTCTTAGTCTTCCCGTCACACCTTGTGCCGGTTATAGGGGTGGGAATGTTATTATCGTTATTCCTAATTTTTGTAGCCCGTCCGGCAAGCGTATTTCTCACCCTGCTGTTTGCCAAAATTAATATCAGAGAAAAAACCATGATTTCGTGGGTTGGGCTACGGGGAGCGGTTCCGATTATTCTGGCTACCTTTCCCCTGGTTTCCGGGGTTTCCCAGGCTGAGATGATTTTCAACCTGGTTTTCTTCATCGTGCTTACATCTGCTCTTATTCAGGGGACATCCATACCGCTCATTGCCAGGCTCCTTAAGGTAGACGAGCCGATTCCGGAGAAGCCCAAATATCCGATTGAATTTGAGCCTGCTGAGAATATTAAAGCGGAGATGGCCGAGTTGGAAATTCCAGATGATTCGACAGCCATCGGTAAACAAATTGTAGAATTAGGCCTACCCCCGAACACGCTGATTATGTTGATTAACCGAAAGAACGAATTCATCGTCCCAGCCGGTGGGACGATCATTGAACCTGGTGATAGGATGCTTCTGCTAGCGGATAAAAATACTCTTGAACAAGTAAGTTCGATACTAAAATCCGATAAGTCAAAAGAGGTTGCCTAA
- the secF gene encoding protein translocase subunit SecF: protein MDIIKPGTYIDFVGKMKKAVFISWGLILIGIISFVYHKGPNWGVEFVGGTEVHIQFAKEIKSDQIRNILSSSGYTAEAVQQLGLPQDNDYLIRFSPKVIAFDKIQELQNKLEDLIKNVPEFQGASILRIDYIGPNVGRELIQKAVISVLLGCVGILLYLMIRFEFEYALGAVIAIVHDVLITLGAISIMDKEFTLAIVAALLTVIGYSVNDTIIIFDRIRENLRKATKIGFRQLVNEAVSQTLSRTILTGLTVFLVLAALFLLGGAVIHDFAFTLIVGVIVGTYSSIFVASAFVIYWKHRKGVLT, encoded by the coding sequence TTGGACATAATCAAACCCGGTACGTACATTGATTTTGTGGGTAAGATGAAGAAGGCGGTTTTTATCTCGTGGGGGTTGATTCTTATAGGTATTATCTCATTCGTTTATCATAAAGGCCCGAACTGGGGTGTGGAATTTGTCGGTGGGACGGAGGTACATATACAATTTGCAAAAGAAATAAAATCGGACCAGATAAGAAACATACTCAGCTCCTCTGGATACACCGCCGAAGCTGTCCAGCAACTGGGGTTGCCCCAGGATAACGATTATCTCATAAGGTTTTCTCCCAAGGTCATAGCTTTCGATAAGATCCAGGAACTGCAGAACAAGCTTGAAGACCTGATTAAGAACGTTCCTGAATTTCAAGGAGCCAGCATTCTTAGGATAGATTACATCGGTCCCAATGTCGGCAGGGAGCTTATACAGAAGGCAGTAATATCGGTCTTGCTTGGTTGTGTGGGGATACTTTTATACCTCATGATCAGGTTTGAGTTTGAATATGCATTGGGTGCGGTTATTGCGATCGTTCACGATGTATTGATAACCCTGGGGGCAATCTCCATAATGGATAAGGAGTTTACCTTGGCCATTGTCGCCGCGCTCCTGACGGTGATCGGTTATTCGGTGAACGACACGATCATCATCTTCGACCGAATCAGGGAAAATTTGAGAAAAGCCACGAAGATTGGATTTAGACAGCTCGTGAATGAAGCGGTCAGTCAGACCTTGTCCAGGACAATTTTGACCGGATTAACCGTTTTCCTTGTCCTAGCCGCTCTCTTTCTACTGGGAGGCGCGGTAATCCATGATTTTGCGTTTACGCTCATCGTGGGTGTAATTGTCGGTACCTATTCCTCAATATTTGTGGCCAGTGCCTTTGTGATTTACTGGAAGCACAGGAAAGGGGTGCTCACCTAG
- the secD gene encoding protein translocase subunit SecD produces MRRASRGWITVILVITFLSMIFMMPTFLGDKLPSWWGKIFPDRGIRLGLDLKGGVFLLLGVQADKAVEHELSNMKESITDELNKEQVLVKGFDNHDKTLTISFFSKDDLEKGRVIESNYKDIADISENNLSLSLTLKDRYITELQRRAIDQVKETIENRVLEFGLVEPIIQRAGADRILIQVPGASAADRERIINIIKRAAVLEFKIVKDAGPTEETLLAKYNVTTPEELASQGLQLHPGDTGQENEEFFITESEAQVTGQYLSDARLIFDEFGRPAVGFSFRGEGASRFGQLTGENVGQRLAIVLDGTIKSAPVIQERISSQGRITGNFSVDEAKDLALVLRSGALPVPVDVEQEQTVGPSLGRDSIEKGKLSMIVGGVAVLLFMIVFYRLQGVVADTALILNMLFILGFLSSFGVTLTLPGIAGLVLTMGMAVDGNIIIFERIKEELRVGKSPLAAIEAGYSRSLWTVLDSNITTLLTGLILFWFGTGPIKGFAATLCIGIISTVFSNVIVARVITDLIYGEKKVEALSI; encoded by the coding sequence ATGAGAAGGGCCTCTAGAGGATGGATCACCGTCATACTGGTAATAACTTTTCTCTCCATGATTTTTATGATGCCCACTTTCTTGGGTGACAAGCTACCTAGCTGGTGGGGTAAGATTTTCCCCGACCGCGGAATCAGGCTAGGGCTCGATTTAAAAGGAGGGGTTTTTCTCCTCCTCGGCGTGCAGGCCGATAAAGCGGTAGAGCATGAGCTCTCAAACATGAAAGAGTCTATAACCGATGAGCTGAATAAAGAACAGGTCCTGGTGAAGGGATTCGACAACCATGATAAGACGCTCACTATCAGTTTTTTCTCTAAGGACGACCTGGAGAAAGGAAGGGTTATAGAGTCTAACTACAAGGATATTGCCGATATTAGCGAGAATAACCTATCTCTTAGTCTCACGCTCAAAGATAGATACATTACCGAATTGCAAAGAAGAGCCATCGACCAGGTGAAGGAAACGATAGAAAACCGGGTGCTGGAGTTTGGTTTAGTCGAGCCGATCATACAGCGAGCAGGTGCCGATAGAATCTTAATTCAAGTCCCCGGAGCTTCCGCCGCAGACCGGGAAAGGATAATAAACATAATAAAACGCGCCGCTGTGCTCGAATTCAAGATTGTAAAGGATGCCGGCCCGACCGAGGAAACCCTTCTTGCCAAGTACAACGTTACCACCCCTGAAGAGCTTGCTTCTCAAGGGCTCCAGCTTCATCCTGGCGATACCGGTCAGGAGAATGAAGAATTCTTCATAACCGAGAGCGAGGCTCAGGTAACCGGGCAGTATCTATCCGACGCCAGACTGATATTCGACGAGTTTGGACGGCCGGCTGTAGGATTCAGCTTTAGGGGAGAAGGAGCCAGCCGGTTCGGACAACTCACCGGGGAAAACGTGGGACAGAGGCTGGCCATCGTGCTCGACGGAACGATTAAGTCGGCCCCGGTCATTCAGGAGCGGATCTCGTCTCAGGGGAGAATTACCGGGAACTTCTCCGTCGACGAGGCAAAGGATTTGGCTCTAGTGCTTCGCTCCGGGGCGTTGCCTGTTCCGGTAGATGTCGAACAAGAGCAAACCGTCGGCCCCTCGCTGGGTAGGGATTCGATCGAGAAGGGAAAGCTATCTATGATCGTAGGGGGCGTTGCTGTTCTCCTCTTCATGATCGTATTCTACAGGCTTCAGGGAGTAGTGGCGGATACTGCCCTTATCCTTAACATGTTGTTTATACTCGGATTTCTCTCCTCTTTCGGGGTAACACTCACCCTTCCCGGTATTGCCGGTCTGGTCCTGACCATGGGGATGGCTGTGGACGGAAACATAATCATTTTCGAGAGAATCAAGGAGGAACTGAGAGTAGGAAAGTCCCCCCTGGCGGCCATCGAGGCGGGATACAGCCGATCCCTCTGGACGGTGTTAGATTCGAACATAACTACCCTTCTCACCGGACTCATACTATTTTGGTTTGGCACCGGACCTATTAAGGGCTTTGCGGCAACTCTTTGTATAGGAATAATTTCCACCGTCTTCAGCAATGTGATCGTGGCGCGGGTAATAACCGACCTGATTTACGGAGAGAAAAAGGTGGAGGCCTTGAGCATATGA
- a CDS encoding acyl-CoA dehydrogenase family protein — translation MPLLTEDHEEIRKSVRKFTDEEVIPVAQELDRQNKEIPGDIIHKMAELGYFGLIFPPEYDGAGLDYISMAIVAEELSRGWLSVGSVMTRSIITGTLLLMHGTEEQKKKYLPGIASGKLMTAAAFTEPDSGSDTGGMKLRATKKGNGYVLHGEKTWCTFANRAHLLTVIARTDPDISKRHRGLSIFLVEKEAGDEIKHPNISGGPIPTVGYHGMRSYALSFDECYVPAENLIGLEENKGFYQLMSTYESARIQTAARAVGVAQAAFEAALKYSKERTQFGQPICNFQAIRMKLSEMASRLEAARQLVYYACDMKNTGKRCDLEAGMAKVIAAEMVEYVTREAMQIFGGYGYSKEYPVERYWRDGRVISLFEGTTEIQHEVIARRLIELS, via the coding sequence ATGCCGCTACTAACCGAGGACCACGAGGAGATAAGAAAATCCGTCCGCAAATTCACAGACGAAGAAGTTATACCGGTTGCACAGGAATTAGACCGTCAAAATAAGGAAATTCCTGGAGATATCATCCATAAAATGGCCGAGCTTGGCTACTTCGGGTTGATATTTCCCCCGGAGTATGACGGGGCAGGGTTAGATTATATAAGCATGGCTATCGTCGCAGAAGAACTAAGCCGAGGATGGCTGAGTGTGGGAAGTGTAATGACCAGGAGCATTATCACCGGCACCTTACTTCTTATGCATGGAACGGAGGAGCAAAAAAAGAAGTATCTTCCGGGCATTGCTAGTGGAAAACTCATGACCGCCGCTGCCTTTACCGAGCCCGACTCCGGTTCGGATACCGGAGGCATGAAGCTCCGCGCCACTAAGAAGGGGAACGGTTACGTGCTACACGGAGAAAAAACCTGGTGCACTTTTGCCAATCGGGCCCATCTACTCACGGTAATAGCCCGTACCGACCCGGACATATCCAAGAGGCACCGTGGGCTAAGCATCTTCTTAGTAGAAAAGGAAGCAGGGGATGAGATAAAACACCCGAACATCTCGGGAGGGCCTATTCCTACCGTGGGCTATCATGGCATGCGTTCTTACGCCTTGAGCTTCGATGAATGCTACGTCCCGGCCGAAAACCTGATCGGTCTCGAAGAGAACAAGGGTTTTTATCAATTGATGTCCACCTACGAATCGGCCAGAATCCAAACCGCCGCCCGCGCCGTCGGGGTGGCGCAGGCCGCCTTTGAAGCCGCACTAAAATACTCCAAAGAGCGCACTCAATTTGGCCAGCCTATCTGCAACTTCCAAGCCATAAGGATGAAGCTTTCGGAGATGGCATCCAGGCTCGAAGCGGCCAGACAACTGGTTTACTACGCCTGTGACATGAAGAATACGGGCAAACGCTGTGACCTGGAAGCGGGTATGGCCAAGGTTATCGCCGCGGAGATGGTCGAATATGTGACCAGGGAGGCAATGCAGATCTTCGGAGGCTACGGGTATTCCAAGGAATATCCGGTGGAGAGATACTGGAGAGACGGAAGGGTAATAAGTTTGTTTGAGGGCACCACTGAGATTCAGCACGAGGTTATAGCCAGACGACTTATTGAATTAAGTTAA
- the pheS gene encoding phenylalanine--tRNA ligase subunit alpha translates to MKEKLEGIKTEAENELNSAVDEHALQNVKAKYLGRKGAITEMLKGMRDVPASERQQMGQLINEVKNFIENLFENRLEEIKEDKKRHILLTERVDVTLPGRGFPLGAKHPITQVMEEIITIFERMGFEVAEGPEVELDYYNFEALNIPKDHPARDMQDTFYISDEIVLRTHTSPVQVRVMEKQKPPVKIIAPGKVYRCDSDVSHSPMFHQVEGLLVDENVNFGHLKGVLNEFVRHMFGSNIGVRLRPSFFPFTEPSAEVDIQCVFCQGKGCRVCKNSGWLEIGGCGMVDPEVFKSVNYDPERYTGFAFGMGIERIAMLKFGINDIRLFFENSVRFLRQFV, encoded by the coding sequence ATGAAAGAAAAACTAGAAGGAATAAAAACCGAGGCGGAGAATGAATTAAACTCAGCCGTCGATGAGCATGCCCTTCAAAACGTGAAGGCGAAGTATCTGGGGAGGAAGGGTGCTATAACCGAGATGCTTAAAGGAATGCGTGACGTTCCGGCATCGGAGCGGCAGCAGATGGGACAGCTCATAAACGAGGTTAAGAACTTCATCGAGAACCTCTTTGAAAATAGGTTAGAGGAGATCAAGGAGGATAAGAAAAGGCACATACTTCTCACCGAACGTGTGGATGTCACCCTTCCCGGAAGGGGGTTTCCACTAGGAGCGAAACACCCTATAACCCAAGTCATGGAAGAAATCATTACTATATTCGAGAGGATGGGGTTTGAGGTGGCTGAAGGGCCGGAGGTGGAGCTCGATTACTATAATTTCGAGGCGCTCAATATTCCCAAGGACCATCCGGCCAGGGACATGCAGGATACTTTCTATATCTCCGACGAGATCGTCTTACGAACGCATACTTCTCCCGTTCAGGTCAGGGTGATGGAAAAGCAGAAACCACCGGTGAAGATAATAGCGCCGGGCAAGGTTTATAGGTGCGACAGCGACGTTTCCCATTCACCCATGTTCCATCAGGTAGAAGGGCTCTTAGTCGATGAGAATGTGAATTTCGGACATCTAAAAGGAGTGCTTAATGAATTCGTAAGGCATATGTTCGGTTCTAATATTGGAGTCAGGCTGAGACCGAGCTTCTTTCCTTTTACCGAGCCAAGTGCCGAAGTGGATATTCAATGCGTATTTTGCCAGGGCAAGGGATGCCGGGTGTGCAAAAACTCCGGCTGGCTGGAGATAGGGGGGTGCGGGATGGTGGACCCGGAGGTATTCAAGAGCGTTAACTACGACCCGGAGCGATATACCGGTTTTGCCTTCGGGATGGGAATCGAAAGAATTGCCATGCTTAAATTCGGTATAAACGATATCCGGTTGTTTTTCGAGAACAGCGTCAGGTTTCTCAGGCAATTCGTCTAG
- the yajC gene encoding preprotein translocase subunit YajC gives MPQGGEGGAAGSPIAAILPFVLIFVLFYFLILRPQQKQGRERQEMLKNLKRGDTVITSGGIYGRILNITGDVITLEIAKGVNVRLSRAGVSGLAAQDEEEKKGKEEKSEK, from the coding sequence ATGCCTCAAGGAGGAGAAGGAGGCGCTGCCGGTTCTCCTATCGCTGCTATCCTTCCGTTCGTATTAATCTTCGTGCTGTTTTATTTCTTGATCCTGAGGCCCCAGCAGAAACAGGGCCGGGAAAGGCAGGAGATGCTCAAGAACCTGAAAAGGGGAGATACAGTGATTACCTCTGGCGGCATATATGGGAGGATTCTGAATATCACCGGAGACGTCATCACGCTCGAGATTGCTAAGGGGGTTAACGTGCGGCTCTCCCGCGCCGGTGTATCGGGCTTGGCCGCTCAAGATGAAGAAGAGAAAAAGGGAAAGGAGGAAAAATCCGAGAAATGA
- the tgt gene encoding tRNA guanosine(34) transglycosylase Tgt, producing the protein MFKFEIIKKDKDTGARAGRIHTPHGTVATPAFMPVATQGSVKAMTPDEMEDMGFELLVVNAYHMYLRPGHKKVEELGGIHRFMGWNRSILTDSGGFQALSLSKVRKIREDGILFRSHLDGSEHFLSPGICVEIQEALGTDIMMCLDECPPFPSSYEYMENSVQLTTRWARLCKEARKDQERALFGIIQGGVYSSLRERSACELLEIGFDGYAVGGLGIGESKEETYEIAYKTLSHLPPDKPRYLMGLGMPEDIVEAVSMGVDLFDCVLPTRNARNGTLFTNHGKMVIKNAQYGEDETPVDQDCQCYTCRTFSRAYLRHLYQAKEILASRLLTLHNLHYYGWLMRGIREALMRGEFSGFKSILHSKGGSE; encoded by the coding sequence ATGTTTAAGTTCGAAATTATAAAAAAAGACAAAGATACGGGTGCAAGGGCAGGAAGGATTCATACCCCTCACGGCACGGTGGCGACCCCGGCATTTATGCCCGTGGCCACTCAGGGATCGGTAAAGGCGATGACACCGGATGAGATGGAGGACATGGGGTTCGAGCTGCTGGTGGTTAATGCCTATCATATGTACTTGAGACCTGGTCATAAGAAGGTGGAGGAGCTGGGGGGGATACACCGGTTCATGGGATGGAATCGTTCCATTCTGACCGATAGCGGTGGGTTTCAGGCGCTTAGTCTCTCTAAAGTCAGGAAAATCAGGGAAGACGGTATACTCTTTCGTTCTCATCTGGATGGCAGTGAGCATTTCTTGAGTCCGGGTATATGTGTGGAGATACAGGAAGCCTTGGGAACCGATATCATGATGTGTTTGGACGAATGTCCTCCGTTTCCCTCGTCTTATGAATATATGGAAAACTCGGTCCAACTGACTACACGCTGGGCCAGGCTCTGTAAAGAGGCGAGGAAGGACCAAGAGAGGGCGCTCTTCGGAATCATTCAAGGAGGCGTTTACTCATCGCTCCGGGAGAGATCGGCTTGTGAGCTATTGGAGATAGGCTTTGACGGCTATGCCGTGGGAGGTTTGGGCATAGGTGAATCTAAGGAGGAAACATATGAAATCGCTTATAAAACCTTGTCCCATCTCCCTCCGGATAAGCCCCGGTACCTCATGGGGCTGGGGATGCCCGAGGATATCGTGGAAGCGGTGTCGATGGGGGTTGACCTCTTTGATTGTGTACTCCCCACCAGGAATGCTAGAAACGGCACTCTCTTTACAAACCACGGAAAAATGGTTATAAAAAATGCCCAGTACGGAGAGGACGAGACTCCTGTTGACCAAGATTGCCAATGCTACACCTGCAGGACGTTTTCCAGAGCGTATCTCCGGCATCTATATCAGGCTAAGGAGATACTGGCCTCCCGTCTTCTTACCCTTCATAACCTGCACTATTACGGATGGTTGATGAGAGGGATAAGGGAAGCTCTGATGAGGGGGGAGTTCTCCGGTTTTAAATCAATACTCCATTCTAAGGGAGGTTCAGAATAA
- a CDS encoding DUF456 domain-containing protein — MDYLVFIVFIIIAFIGLASLLFGLPGTFIILADSILYGWYKGFNEITTKVIIVLAALALLGELLEFFLGIAGAKKERASKSAIVGSIAGGIIGAILGAPFLFGIGSVIGAFLGAFAGAFFVELLKKKGFDQAIQSGRGAFFGRVFGTITKGAIGVAMIAITVVSVAGN, encoded by the coding sequence ATGGATTATCTGGTCTTTATCGTATTCATAATTATTGCATTCATAGGTCTTGCCTCTCTTCTGTTTGGCCTCCCCGGCACTTTCATTATCCTGGCCGATTCCATTCTTTACGGATGGTACAAGGGATTTAACGAGATTACCACAAAGGTTATAATAGTCCTGGCGGCTTTAGCTCTCCTAGGAGAACTGCTGGAGTTTTTTCTGGGTATAGCCGGAGCAAAAAAAGAGAGGGCCAGTAAGAGTGCAATCGTCGGCTCTATCGCTGGCGGGATTATCGGCGCTATCCTGGGTGCGCCTTTTCTTTTTGGAATCGGCTCGGTCATAGGGGCGTTCTTGGGGGCATTCGCCGGGGCTTTCTTTGTCGAGCTTCTCAAGAAAAAGGGCTTCGACCAGGCCATACAATCAGGACGAGGGGCTTTCTTCGGAAGGGTGTTTGGAACGATCACAAAGGGGGCTATAGGAGTGGCCATGATCGCCATAACCGTAGTTTCGGTGGCAGGGAATTAG
- a CDS encoding CoA ester lyase, translating to MFVLDGGARVVVPRTELTYPGHNLKLHQNAADPVKSPVDHVMADLEDACPYEFKGDKSRQVMVEALNTINFGKKVVTVRPNNLRSEFFYGDMEAVMSGAVDKFHGVIIPKIYGPEDVKLVSDLLDQLEAKYGWKTKVAIETLIERPRALEYAYEIATASPRMAGLIFGIADYAAELGADPDLLLDRQNEVFYYEKKATVTAAKAAGLHAIDNVYLKIWRKDDPPEVVKQIDEGLRRKNEGAAAIGMDGTWVIHPQQAQIANECYTPTKKQIEEAKYQLGFYHEMGGGSMFDPKTGQMIDEATAKIALMRISKAYMAGLVDKEYVDSMAEKSKSITGYDIRRSGERK from the coding sequence TTGTTCGTCTTAGATGGAGGAGCCAGGGTGGTTGTTCCCAGGACCGAGCTAACCTATCCTGGACACAATTTAAAATTACACCAGAATGCGGCAGACCCGGTGAAATCCCCGGTCGACCATGTGATGGCCGACCTGGAGGATGCTTGTCCCTATGAATTCAAGGGAGATAAGAGCAGGCAGGTTATGGTGGAAGCACTTAACACAATAAACTTTGGAAAGAAGGTCGTCACCGTGAGACCGAATAACCTCCGGTCCGAATTTTTCTATGGGGATATGGAAGCGGTGATGAGCGGCGCAGTGGATAAGTTTCACGGCGTAATAATTCCCAAAATCTACGGGCCCGAGGATGTAAAGCTGGTTTCAGACCTATTAGACCAGTTAGAAGCAAAATATGGTTGGAAAACGAAGGTGGCAATAGAAACCCTCATCGAAAGACCGCGAGCACTCGAATACGCCTACGAAATAGCCACCGCCTCACCGAGGATGGCCGGCCTAATCTTCGGAATTGCCGATTATGCGGCGGAACTGGGCGCCGACCCCGACTTACTGCTGGATAGGCAGAACGAGGTCTTTTACTACGAGAAGAAAGCCACGGTTACCGCGGCCAAAGCGGCGGGGCTCCACGCAATTGATAACGTCTACCTAAAGATTTGGAGAAAAGACGACCCGCCGGAAGTGGTGAAGCAAATCGACGAAGGCCTCAGAAGAAAGAATGAGGGCGCCGCAGCCATCGGGATGGACGGAACCTGGGTAATCCATCCTCAGCAGGCGCAAATCGCAAACGAGTGCTATACCCCCACCAAGAAGCAAATTGAGGAAGCAAAATACCAGCTCGGTTTCTATCATGAAATGGGCGGCGGCTCCATGTTCGACCCGAAGACCGGACAGATGATAGATGAGGCAACAGCCAAGATAGCCCTTATGAGGATATCCAAGGCGTACATGGCCGGCCTAGTCGACAAAGAATACGTCGACTCGATGGCAGAGAAAAGTAAATCTATCACCGGATACGATATACGTCGCTCTGGGGAGAGAAAGTAA
- a CDS encoding DedA family protein, translated as MEFIKDVIDILLHFDKYLDLIIRTYGTWTYVILFLIIFCETGLVVTPFLPGDSLLFAAGAFAALGSLDPVLLVILLSIAAILGDNVNYWIGHFIGPKAFTKEKSRFLNKEYLERTHQFYEKYGGKTIIIARFIPILRTFAPFVAGIGSMTYKRFTIYNITGGIVWIVTFVLAGYFFGNIPFIKKNFEIVILAIIIISFLPGIIEFLRQRSKSNSRAY; from the coding sequence ATGGAATTTATAAAAGACGTTATCGACATCTTACTGCACTTTGATAAATATCTCGATTTGATAATAAGGACTTACGGCACCTGGACCTATGTTATTCTTTTTCTCATTATATTCTGCGAAACAGGGCTAGTAGTAACTCCTTTCCTCCCAGGGGACTCGCTTCTTTTCGCCGCAGGAGCATTCGCCGCTCTCGGCTCGCTAGATCCAGTTCTTTTAGTTATTCTTCTCAGCATCGCCGCAATACTGGGTGATAACGTGAATTACTGGATAGGGCACTTTATCGGCCCGAAGGCATTTACCAAGGAGAAATCACGCTTTCTTAACAAAGAATACTTGGAACGGACACATCAGTTCTACGAAAAATACGGCGGAAAGACCATTATCATTGCCCGATTTATACCAATACTACGCACCTTTGCCCCCTTTGTGGCGGGTATAGGAAGTATGACCTACAAGAGATTTACTATCTACAACATCACGGGAGGAATTGTCTGGATTGTGACTTTTGTGCTCGCCGGTTATTTCTTCGGCAACATTCCTTTCATCAAGAAAAATTTTGAGATAGTCATACTGGCCATCATTATAATATCCTTCCTGCCGGGCATAATCGAATTTCTACGCCAAAGATCTAAATCTAATTCCAGAGCATATTAG